A genomic window from Streptomyces broussonetiae includes:
- a CDS encoding class I SAM-dependent methyltransferase, whose translation MARQLDEQIAARFPVGRRLRVLDVGMGQGTQALRLARLGHQVTGVEQDAELVDAAREALAEQPEGIRERVRLVQGDGRDTGVHFLPGSFDVVLCHGVLMYVEEPDALVAGLARMLAPGGLLSLLVRNGDALAMRPGLSGDWAGALAAFETTACLPHARMDSNGGTPARLGPDVRADRLAALTAMLAGLGAPLHAWYGVQVFTDTAADDAPVPPDLETLLAAEERAGRTDPYRTVAALLHLCGVRG comes from the coding sequence GTGGCCCGGCAGCTGGACGAGCAGATCGCCGCGCGGTTCCCGGTCGGGCGGCGGCTGCGGGTGCTCGACGTCGGCATGGGCCAGGGGACACAGGCACTGCGGCTGGCCCGGCTCGGCCATCAGGTGACCGGTGTCGAGCAGGACGCGGAGCTGGTCGACGCCGCGCGCGAGGCGCTGGCCGAGCAGCCGGAGGGGATCCGCGAGCGGGTCCGGCTGGTGCAGGGCGACGGGCGGGACACCGGTGTGCACTTCCTTCCGGGCAGCTTCGACGTGGTTCTGTGCCACGGTGTGCTGATGTACGTCGAGGAGCCCGATGCGCTGGTGGCGGGCCTGGCCCGGATGCTGGCCCCCGGCGGCCTGCTCTCCCTGCTGGTCCGCAACGGCGACGCGCTCGCCATGCGCCCGGGACTGTCCGGTGACTGGGCCGGCGCGCTGGCCGCGTTCGAGACCACCGCCTGCCTCCCCCATGCCCGAATGGACTCGAACGGGGGGACCCCCGCCCGGCTCGGCCCGGACGTGCGGGCCGACCGGCTGGCCGCCCTGACCGCGATGCTCGCCGGCCTCGGGGCCCCACTGCACGCCTGGTACGGCGTGCAGGTCTTCACCGACACGGCCGCGGACGACGCGCCGGTCCCGCCCGATCTGGAGACGCTCCTCGCGGCCGAGGAGCGGGCCGGGCGCACGGACCCCTACCGCACGGTGGCGGCGCTGCTGCACCTGTGCGGGGTGCGGGGCTGA
- the pspAA gene encoding PspA-associated protein PspAA — protein sequence MIVRIMGEGQWNLADSHFAELNKLDDELLAEMEGGDEAGFRRTLGALLDSVRRLGTALPDDALEPSELILPTPDASLEEVREMLSDDGLIPG from the coding sequence GTGATCGTACGGATCATGGGGGAGGGCCAGTGGAACCTGGCCGACTCCCACTTCGCCGAGCTGAACAAGCTCGACGACGAGCTGCTGGCGGAGATGGAAGGCGGCGACGAGGCGGGCTTCCGCCGCACGCTCGGCGCCCTCCTCGACTCCGTCCGCCGGCTCGGCACTGCGCTGCCGGACGACGCTCTGGAGCCCTCGGAGCTGATCCTTCCGACGCCGGACGCCTCGCTGGAGGAGGTCCGGGAGATGCTCAGCGACGACGGTCTGATCCCGGGCTGA
- a CDS encoding class I SAM-dependent methyltransferase: MPTSHLTPYTEPPADPYHEPRRANCPWCGGKRLRTRVRSAARGRRLAPGAYTVDRCRDCGHAFQNPRLTPEGLAFHHLAFYAGHLEGFADRALSDRAVRRRHLAAARTVLALAEPESWLDVGTGHARFPETAREVFPYTSFDGLDATPRVEQALRAGRIEEAHVGDLTNPWILPRLYARYDVVSMFHHLEYTPDPRAELRAALTVLRPGGHLLLELPDPRSVFGLLLGRWWLPYGQPRHLHLLPLGNLCRELEVLGCTILAKDRRPAHIPYDLSAAVSLFLARVPRPLRALLSPLVSAASALDHALAPVLRRTPFANAYRIIARRT, encoded by the coding sequence ATGCCGACCTCGCACCTCACCCCGTACACCGAGCCGCCCGCCGACCCCTACCACGAGCCGCGCCGCGCGAACTGCCCCTGGTGCGGCGGCAAGCGCCTGCGCACCCGGGTCCGGTCCGCCGCCCGGGGACGGCGGCTCGCGCCCGGCGCCTACACCGTGGACCGGTGCCGCGACTGCGGTCACGCCTTCCAGAACCCGCGGCTCACCCCGGAGGGCCTCGCCTTCCACCACCTGGCCTTCTACGCGGGCCACCTGGAGGGCTTCGCGGACCGGGCCCTGTCCGACCGGGCGGTCCGCCGCCGGCACCTGGCCGCGGCCCGTACGGTGCTGGCGCTGGCCGAGCCGGAGAGCTGGCTGGACGTGGGCACGGGTCACGCCCGCTTCCCGGAGACGGCGCGGGAGGTGTTCCCGTACACCTCCTTCGACGGCCTGGACGCGACCCCGAGGGTCGAACAGGCGCTCCGGGCGGGCCGGATCGAGGAGGCGCACGTCGGCGACCTCACCAACCCCTGGATCCTGCCGCGCCTGTACGCGCGCTACGACGTGGTCAGCATGTTCCACCACCTGGAGTACACCCCCGACCCGCGCGCCGAACTCCGCGCGGCCCTGACCGTCCTGCGTCCCGGCGGCCATCTGCTTCTCGAACTCCCGGACCCGAGAAGCGTGTTCGGCCTCCTGCTGGGCCGCTGGTGGCTCCCGTACGGCCAGCCCCGCCACCTGCACCTGCTGCCCCTGGGCAACCTGTGCCGGGAACTGGAGGTCCTCGGCTGCACGATCCTCGCCAAGGACCGCCGGCCGGCCCACATCCCCTACGACCTGTCAGCGGCCGTGTCCCTGTTCCTGGCCCGGGTGCCCCGGCCCCTGCGGGCGCTGCTGAGCCCCCTCGTCAGCGCGGCCTCGGCCCTGGACCACGCCCTGGCCCCGGTGCTGCGCCGCACCCCCTTCGCGAACGCGTACCGCATCATCGCCCGCCGCACATGA
- a CDS encoding S1C family serine protease — MDAFRTRALRTAVPVAALVCCAVLAVGCSPTAAPRAQDTTTTARAAVPMAAADLQNQYQKVIREVLPSVVQIQARRDLGSGVVYDNNGHIVTNAHVVGTEKTFKVTTANNEEPLTASLVYSYPGQDLAVIKLNKVPSGLRAATFGDSEKVDVGQIVLAMGSPLGLSSSVTQGIVSAVGRTVSEIQGNGGTGATIANMVQTSAAINPGNSGGALVNLDGHVIGIPTLAAADPDLGGSAAPGIGFAIPASMVKTIADQIVRNGRVVDSGRAALDITGRTVVNESYQPAGVAVVSVKRGGAAARAGLRQGDIITKLGDDPITTITSLAESLAADRPGQKTSVTYQRDSTTKKVQVKLGEQ; from the coding sequence ATGGACGCTTTCCGTACCCGTGCCCTCCGTACGGCCGTGCCCGTCGCCGCGCTGGTGTGCTGCGCGGTCCTCGCCGTCGGCTGCTCGCCGACCGCCGCTCCCCGGGCTCAGGACACCACGACGACCGCTCGGGCGGCCGTGCCGATGGCGGCGGCCGATCTGCAGAACCAGTACCAGAAGGTGATCAGGGAGGTCCTGCCGTCGGTCGTGCAGATCCAGGCGCGTCGTGACCTGGGCTCGGGGGTGGTGTACGACAACAACGGGCACATCGTCACCAACGCGCACGTGGTGGGGACCGAGAAGACCTTCAAGGTGACCACGGCCAACAATGAGGAGCCGCTCACCGCGAGCCTGGTGTACTCCTACCCGGGGCAGGACCTGGCCGTGATCAAGCTGAACAAGGTGCCGTCCGGGCTGAGGGCGGCGACGTTCGGCGACTCCGAGAAGGTGGACGTCGGCCAGATCGTGCTGGCCATGGGCTCGCCGCTCGGGCTGTCGTCCAGCGTGACGCAGGGCATCGTCTCGGCGGTCGGACGGACCGTCAGCGAGATCCAGGGCAACGGGGGTACGGGCGCGACGATCGCGAACATGGTGCAGACCTCGGCCGCCATCAACCCCGGCAACAGCGGCGGCGCCCTGGTCAATCTGGACGGGCACGTCATCGGCATTCCGACGCTCGCCGCCGCCGACCCCGACCTCGGGGGCAGTGCGGCGCCCGGTATCGGCTTCGCCATTCCGGCGTCGATGGTGAAGACGATCGCCGACCAGATCGTGCGCAACGGCAGGGTCGTCGACTCGGGGCGGGCGGCGCTCGACATCACCGGGCGGACGGTCGTGAACGAGAGCTACCAGCCGGCCGGGGTGGCGGTGGTCAGCGTCAAGAGGGGCGGCGCGGCGGCCCGGGCGGGCCTCCGGCAGGGCGACATCATCACGAAGTTGGGCGATGACCCCATCACCACGATCACCTCCCTCGCGGAGTCGCTGGCGGCGGACCGGCCGGGCCAGAAGACGTCGGTGACGTACCAGCGGGACAGCACCACGAAGAAGGTGCAGGTGAAGCTGGGCGAGCAGTGA
- the cobT gene encoding nicotinate-nucleotide--dimethylbenzimidazole phosphoribosyltransferase, with protein sequence MSRLNLDDFTDLIERPDGGVRRDAEARRERQIVPPGALGRLDELGEWLAAAQSAAPVRPVERPRVVLFAGDHGIAEQGVSALPAGSAEQLVRAVLEGASPVSVLARRFEVPVRVVDMALDCEPDAFPEDVVRHRVRRGSGRIDIEDALTLQEAEAALRAGMAIADEEADSGTDLVVLGDISVGGTTAAAVLIAALCGTDASVVTGRGGLAIDDLAWMRKCAAIRDALRRARPVLGDQLQLLATVGGADLAAMTGFLLQCAVRKLPVILDGVVAAACALVGQRVAFRAPDWWLAGHDSGEPGQAKALDRMALEPLLEQGLKVGEGAGALLALPLVRSAAALAAELPERPQEASGKPEDGSGKEPEGTTE encoded by the coding sequence ATGAGCAGGCTTAATCTGGACGACTTCACCGATCTGATCGAGCGCCCGGACGGGGGCGTGCGCCGTGACGCCGAGGCCCGGCGGGAGCGCCAGATCGTGCCTCCCGGGGCACTGGGGCGCCTTGACGAGCTGGGCGAGTGGCTGGCCGCCGCGCAGAGTGCCGCTCCGGTACGGCCCGTCGAACGACCACGGGTGGTCCTCTTCGCCGGTGACCACGGCATCGCCGAACAGGGCGTCTCGGCGCTGCCCGCGGGCAGCGCCGAGCAGCTGGTGCGGGCGGTGCTGGAGGGTGCGAGCCCGGTGTCCGTGCTCGCACGGCGCTTCGAGGTTCCCGTACGGGTCGTGGACATGGCCCTGGACTGCGAGCCGGACGCCTTCCCCGAGGACGTCGTGCGCCACCGGGTGCGGCGCGGCAGCGGCCGTATCGACATCGAGGACGCGCTCACCCTGCAGGAGGCCGAGGCGGCCCTGCGGGCGGGCATGGCCATCGCCGACGAGGAGGCCGACTCGGGTACGGACCTGGTGGTGCTCGGCGACATCAGCGTGGGCGGGACCACGGCGGCCGCGGTGCTGATCGCGGCGCTGTGCGGGACCGACGCGTCGGTGGTGACCGGGCGGGGCGGGCTCGCGATCGACGACCTGGCGTGGATGCGCAAGTGTGCGGCGATCCGGGACGCGCTGCGCCGGGCCCGGCCGGTGCTCGGGGACCAGTTGCAGCTGCTGGCGACCGTGGGCGGGGCCGACCTGGCCGCGATGACCGGGTTCCTGCTGCAGTGCGCGGTACGGAAGCTGCCGGTGATCCTGGACGGCGTGGTGGCCGCGGCCTGCGCGCTGGTCGGACAGCGGGTGGCCTTCCGGGCGCCGGACTGGTGGCTGGCCGGGCACGACAGCGGCGAGCCGGGGCAGGCGAAGGCGCTGGACCGGATGGCGCTCGAGCCGCTGCTGGAGCAGGGCCTGAAGGTCGGCGAGGGGGCGGGGGCACTGCTGGCGCTGCCGCTGGTCCGCTCGGCCGCGGCGCTCGCGGCAGAGCTTCCCGAGAGGCCGCAGGAGGCTTCCGGGAAGCCGGAGGACGGTTCCGGGAAGGAGCCGGAAGGGACGACGGAATAG
- a CDS encoding bifunctional adenosylcobinamide kinase/adenosylcobinamide-phosphate guanylyltransferase — protein MEVTLLGTGVPAGLPRPDCPCAACANALGPDARAATAVLVDGALLLDLTPGVAFAAARAGHSLGGVRQVLLSHPHDGPAVEVPAGLPQPGRVPDGRELALLTGHRVRAVAMDAGGTGYAVTGPDGQRLLYLPPGGAPAGLDEATATAYHMVLLDVVARPDALARLRAVGSVGPTTDVIAAHLDHDVPPGAELRRRLAAAGARAVPDGTTLAVGAYENVPDVPRRTLVLGGARSGKSVEAERRLESFPDVLYVATGGTRGGDTEWASRVAAHRERRPGSWRTTETTDLVPLLAEDGPPLLIDCLSLWLTDAMDAVGAWDDAEWAGGGEKSLRERVRELTDAVRATRRTVVAVSNEVGSGIVPATASGRRYRDELGRMNAAFAGECEQVLLVVAGQAWVLRG, from the coding sequence GTGGAAGTGACTCTGCTCGGTACCGGCGTCCCGGCCGGCCTGCCTCGCCCCGACTGCCCCTGTGCCGCCTGCGCGAACGCGCTCGGCCCGGACGCCCGGGCGGCGACGGCCGTGCTGGTGGACGGGGCGCTGCTGCTCGACCTGACACCGGGCGTGGCGTTCGCGGCGGCGCGGGCCGGGCATTCGCTGGGCGGGGTGCGGCAGGTGCTGCTGTCGCATCCGCACGACGGCCCGGCGGTGGAGGTGCCGGCCGGGCTGCCGCAGCCCGGGCGGGTGCCGGACGGGCGGGAGTTGGCGCTGCTGACGGGACACCGGGTGCGGGCGGTGGCGATGGACGCGGGCGGCACCGGGTACGCGGTGACGGGCCCGGACGGGCAGCGGCTGCTGTACCTGCCGCCGGGCGGAGCCCCGGCGGGCCTGGACGAGGCGACGGCGACCGCGTACCACATGGTGCTCCTGGACGTCGTGGCCCGCCCGGACGCGCTGGCCCGGCTGCGGGCGGTCGGTTCCGTCGGTCCCACGACGGACGTGATCGCCGCCCACCTCGACCACGACGTACCGCCCGGCGCGGAGCTGCGCCGGCGGCTGGCGGCGGCCGGGGCACGGGCGGTGCCGGACGGTACGACGCTGGCGGTGGGGGCGTACGAAAACGTGCCGGACGTGCCGCGCCGGACGCTGGTGCTGGGCGGGGCGCGCTCGGGCAAGTCCGTGGAGGCCGAGCGGCGCCTGGAGTCCTTCCCGGACGTGCTGTACGTGGCGACCGGCGGGACGCGCGGCGGGGACACGGAGTGGGCGTCGCGGGTGGCCGCGCACCGGGAGCGGCGGCCGGGGTCGTGGCGCACGACGGAGACGACGGACCTGGTGCCGCTGCTGGCCGAGGACGGCCCGCCGCTGCTGATCGACTGCCTGTCGCTGTGGCTGACGGACGCCATGGACGCCGTCGGGGCCTGGGACGACGCGGAGTGGGCGGGCGGCGGCGAGAAGTCGCTGCGGGAGCGGGTGCGGGAGCTGACGGACGCCGTGCGCGCCACCCGGCGGACGGTGGTGGCGGTGTCGAACGAGGTGGGTTCGGGGATCGTCCCTGCCACCGCCTCCGGCCGCCGCTACCGGGACGAACTCGGCCGGATGAACGCGGCGTTCGCGGGCGAGTGCGAACAGGTGCTGCTGGTGGTGGCGGGGCAGGCCTGGGTGCTGCGGGGCTGA
- a CDS encoding DUF3043 domain-containing protein: MFRSRAKEEKAPTDKVPAADSKQPRDPQAPKGRPTPKRSEAQSQRRSVANTPTTRKDAAKRQREDRRQALDRQRQALATGDERYLPARDKGPVRRFARDWVDSRFNVAEFFLPLAVVILVLSVVRVGAIQSIALLLWLVVIVLIVLDAAFSGFRLKKRLAQRFPDQNTRGAVAYALMRSLQMRRLRLPKPQVKRGERP; the protein is encoded by the coding sequence GTGTTCCGTAGCCGTGCCAAGGAAGAGAAGGCCCCCACCGACAAGGTGCCGGCAGCCGACTCCAAGCAGCCCCGTGACCCGCAGGCCCCCAAGGGCAGGCCCACGCCCAAGCGCAGTGAGGCCCAGTCCCAGCGCCGCAGCGTCGCCAACACGCCGACGACCCGCAAGGACGCCGCCAAGCGCCAGCGCGAGGACCGGCGCCAGGCGCTGGACCGCCAGCGCCAGGCCCTGGCCACCGGTGACGAGCGCTATCTGCCCGCCCGGGACAAGGGCCCGGTGCGCCGGTTCGCCCGCGACTGGGTGGACTCGCGGTTCAACGTGGCGGAGTTCTTCCTGCCGCTGGCCGTGGTGATCCTCGTGCTGAGCGTGGTGCGGGTGGGCGCGATCCAGAGCATCGCGCTGCTGCTGTGGCTGGTCGTGATCGTGCTGATCGTGCTGGACGCGGCCTTCAGCGGCTTCCGGCTCAAGAAGCGCCTCGCGCAGCGGTTCCCCGACCAGAACACCCGTGGCGCGGTTGCCTACGCGCTGATGCGTTCCCTCCAGATGCGCCGGCTCCGGCTGCCGAAGCCGCAGGTCAAGCGCGGAGAGCGACCCTGA
- a CDS encoding PspA/IM30 family protein: MSGVMKRMGMIFRAKANKALDRAEDPRETLDYSYQKQLELLQKVRRGVADVATSRKRLELQLNQLQQQSTKLEDQGRKALALGREDLAREALSRRAALQQQVTDLETQHATLQGEEEKLTLAAQRLQAKVDAFRTKKETIKATYTAAQAQTRIGEAFTGISEEMGDVGLAIQRAEDKTQQLQARAGAIDELLASGALDDPTGTAKDDIAAELDRLSGGTDVELELQRMKAELAGGSPQQAIEGGTGQAQSQQQPQDTPRFDKQ; this comes from the coding sequence ATGAGCGGTGTCATGAAGCGTATGGGGATGATCTTCCGCGCGAAGGCGAACAAGGCCCTTGACCGGGCCGAGGACCCGCGCGAGACCCTCGATTACTCGTACCAGAAGCAGCTGGAGCTGCTGCAGAAGGTGCGCCGCGGGGTCGCCGACGTGGCGACCAGCCGCAAGCGCCTGGAACTGCAGCTCAACCAGTTGCAGCAGCAGTCCACCAAGCTGGAGGACCAGGGCCGCAAGGCGCTCGCGCTCGGCCGCGAGGACCTGGCCCGCGAGGCGCTGTCCCGGCGCGCCGCCCTCCAGCAGCAGGTGACGGACCTCGAGACGCAGCACGCGACCCTCCAGGGCGAGGAGGAGAAGCTCACCCTCGCGGCCCAGCGTCTGCAGGCCAAGGTCGACGCCTTCCGTACGAAGAAGGAGACCATCAAGGCCACCTACACCGCCGCCCAGGCCCAGACCCGTATCGGCGAGGCCTTCACCGGCATCTCCGAGGAGATGGGCGACGTCGGCCTCGCCATCCAGCGCGCCGAGGACAAGACGCAGCAGCTCCAGGCCCGCGCCGGCGCCATCGACGAGCTGCTCGCCTCCGGTGCCCTGGACGACCCGACCGGCACGGCCAAGGACGACATCGCCGCCGAGCTGGACCGCCTCTCCGGTGGTACGGATGTGGAGCTGGAGCTGCAGCGCATGAAGGCCGAGCTGGCCGGAGGCTCTCCGCAGCAGGCCATCGAGGGCGGCACCGGCCAGGCGCAGTCCCAGCAGCAGCCGCAGGACACCCCCCGCTTCGACAAGCAGTAG